Proteins encoded in a region of the Paenibacillus sp. E222 genome:
- a CDS encoding spore germination protein — translation MDATTKQQELPLSGRLVMDEETLRSVFADCADIVFHPFDTACSISAICVYCVGLCDTERLERQVLTPLQEIGIEAAQVPMASVKTVETPSQAVQAILEGEALLLLEGSTVGVTYPLYKAANRSTEEPLAESAVRGARDGFTESLPTNLSLLRKRIKTPALKLLTRTVGERSNTSITLAYMEGIIDPKLVEEVQKRLDKLRVRDILESQYIEEDIVDQRLSPFPQMIATERPDVVASNLFEGRFAILVDGTPFTLIAPVTLFSMLQSPEDYYQYVFMSVFLRWLRYLFYALSMLLPSAYVAITTYHQEMIPTVLLLSIAKAREEIPFPALVEALIMEIAFEALREAGVRLPKQVGSAVSIVGALIIGQAATTAGIVSAPMIIIVAITGIASFMIPRYAASIATRLLRFPIMILAGTLGLTGVMLGIILVVIHLSSLRSFGTPYLSPLAPTIANEVKDVWWRPSPWNKPR, via the coding sequence ATGGACGCTACAACCAAACAGCAGGAATTGCCTTTGAGCGGCCGTCTTGTGATGGATGAGGAGACATTGCGCTCCGTGTTTGCCGATTGCGCAGATATCGTATTTCATCCGTTTGACACCGCGTGCTCTATCTCGGCAATTTGCGTGTATTGTGTGGGTTTATGCGACACGGAGCGGCTGGAACGTCAAGTGCTGACGCCTTTGCAGGAAATCGGAATAGAGGCGGCCCAGGTTCCGATGGCATCAGTCAAAACGGTCGAAACACCCTCTCAGGCTGTCCAAGCCATCTTGGAAGGGGAGGCGCTGCTGCTACTGGAAGGTTCAACCGTTGGCGTAACCTATCCGCTCTACAAAGCGGCCAATCGCTCTACGGAAGAGCCGCTCGCTGAATCAGCCGTCCGCGGTGCACGTGATGGGTTCACGGAATCTCTGCCCACGAATTTGTCTCTGCTCCGCAAACGCATCAAAACACCTGCGTTGAAACTTCTTACCCGCACGGTTGGGGAACGATCGAATACGAGCATCACTCTTGCTTATATGGAAGGCATTATTGATCCAAAACTGGTAGAAGAGGTCCAAAAACGGCTTGATAAGCTAAGGGTCCGAGACATATTGGAGAGTCAATATATCGAAGAAGATATTGTGGATCAGCGATTGTCACCATTCCCGCAGATGATAGCCACAGAGCGTCCGGACGTAGTCGCTTCGAACCTGTTTGAAGGTCGTTTTGCCATATTGGTTGATGGGACCCCCTTTACGCTGATTGCTCCCGTAACCCTATTTTCCATGCTGCAGTCTCCGGAGGATTATTATCAATATGTGTTTATGAGCGTCTTCTTGCGCTGGTTGCGCTATCTGTTCTACGCCCTGTCCATGCTGCTTCCTTCGGCTTACGTAGCCATTACGACTTATCATCAGGAGATGATTCCGACAGTGCTGCTGCTCAGTATCGCCAAGGCCAGAGAGGAGATTCCTTTCCCTGCTTTGGTGGAGGCGCTCATTATGGAGATTGCCTTTGAAGCTTTGCGTGAAGCAGGGGTGCGGTTGCCCAAACAGGTGGGTTCTGCGGTAAGTATCGTCGGTGCCCTGATTATTGGCCAAGCGGCGACGACAGCCGGCATTGTATCAGCTCCGATGATTATCATCGTTGCCATCACCGGAATCGCATCCTTCATGATTCCGCGTTATGCTGCCAGCATCGCGACGCGTCTGCTTCGCTTCCCAATCATGATCCTCGCAGGTACGCTCGGACTGACAGGTGTTATGCTGGGAATCATTCTAGTTGTCATCCATCTGAGCAGTCTTCGCTCATTCGGCACACCGTATCTGTCACCGCTTGCACCCACAATAGCGAATGAAGTCAAAGATGTATGGTGGCGTCCATCGCCATGGAACAAGCCGCGTTAA
- a CDS encoding endospore germination permease, which translates to MLTDQGKISVTQLAYMIFPAILATSILSVPGITMHYAGHDMWMTPILGSIFGIAAIGISFGLHRMYPGKTLIQSSVLIAGRIPGKVLGLIYIFFLPHITGLIIREYGEFISNNALPRTPMFVIMGTMVIVCAINVRLGIEVVGRTAQVFVTLLIVLLALIFILLIGELHPVELFPFMENGPLPVIQGGLAPAAWFSEYIVLAFLLPYVNQQKRTVRVMLGSLFLTTMAMTVTNIFCLFLIGDLTDTFVFPVMIAARYITIADFLQHIESIIIAIWIFGIFVKISVFLYIFATSTAEWCGIKDYKPLVGPLAFMSLIFAYWVATGGSGISGLITASANLYTISILLIFPALTYGLAWLKKGWLHVRKKRTNT; encoded by the coding sequence ATGTTAACCGATCAAGGAAAAATATCCGTGACACAATTGGCTTACATGATTTTCCCGGCTATCCTGGCGACATCGATTTTGTCGGTACCGGGAATCACGATGCATTATGCAGGTCATGATATGTGGATGACTCCGATTCTGGGATCGATCTTTGGGATTGCTGCAATAGGCATATCGTTTGGACTGCATCGGATGTATCCGGGGAAAACGCTTATACAATCCAGCGTACTGATTGCCGGACGAATCCCAGGAAAGGTATTGGGGCTGATCTATATCTTCTTCCTGCCTCATATCACTGGTTTAATTATCCGGGAATACGGCGAGTTCATATCCAATAATGCTCTTCCGCGCACCCCGATGTTTGTCATCATGGGTACCATGGTTATTGTGTGTGCCATTAATGTCAGACTGGGCATCGAAGTTGTCGGACGAACCGCCCAGGTCTTTGTGACGCTGCTGATTGTGCTCCTAGCACTCATTTTTATATTGCTGATCGGAGAGTTACATCCCGTTGAACTGTTTCCGTTTATGGAAAACGGACCGCTGCCCGTTATCCAAGGAGGCTTGGCTCCCGCTGCATGGTTCAGTGAGTACATCGTGCTGGCCTTTCTGCTGCCCTATGTGAATCAGCAAAAGAGGACAGTTCGTGTTATGCTCGGCTCGCTCTTTCTGACAACGATGGCCATGACGGTCACGAATATATTTTGTCTGTTCCTGATCGGGGACCTGACAGATACCTTTGTATTTCCGGTGATGATTGCTGCAAGGTACATCACGATTGCGGATTTTCTACAACATATTGAATCGATCATTATTGCCATATGGATATTCGGTATCTTTGTCAAAATCTCCGTGTTTCTGTACATCTTCGCGACTTCCACTGCGGAATGGTGCGGTATAAAAGATTATAAACCTCTCGTTGGACCGCTGGCATTCATGTCTTTGATATTTGCTTACTGGGTAGCAACAGGCGGGTCGGGTATATCCGGTTTAATCACAGCTTCAGCCAACCTCTATACCATCAGTATACTGTTAATCTTTCCGGCCCTCACCTATGGGCTAGCATGGCTTAAGAAGGGATGGTTACATGTGCGGAAGAAAAGGACGAATACCTGA
- a CDS encoding Ger(x)C family spore germination protein — protein sequence MQIWQRILITALCCVLLSGCWDRTEINDLAIVLATGVDYKDDKVELTAQIFIPRKAGGGESTGGGGSPSGVTLIRTAEGRTIAESLNRLQRKIARNMFWGHCEAIVLSEAAGKHGIREYIDFFLRYPQIREHAYVFSTTEAAKDILALLDPLERSSAESLREMANMKLGTRTTVLDLAKSIEGPGASAILSRMLILPPEENQDKLTTTPYIKGLSLYKNDRYIRTVTEPLSVGVLLLAKELNNIIMPVDFEQSKGSFSIRPLDIQTKYKPKISGGRWSMAVDIQTRGEVVLNTTDENLTDPAVLKKLEQAWCKKLSKMAENALRMSQQEMHTDLYKFAVEFRRYYPKQWKEQQKNWETIYSELDVKIKVKANVVRTGKSTGPQGIPDEDEH from the coding sequence ATGCAAATATGGCAGCGTATCTTGATCACTGCACTCTGCTGTGTCCTGTTAAGCGGGTGCTGGGACCGTACCGAGATTAATGATCTGGCCATCGTGTTGGCAACAGGCGTGGATTATAAAGACGATAAAGTTGAACTGACCGCACAAATCTTCATTCCTCGTAAAGCCGGTGGAGGAGAAAGCACAGGTGGAGGCGGCAGTCCGAGCGGTGTCACATTAATTCGCACAGCAGAAGGGCGTACCATTGCAGAATCGCTTAACCGGCTGCAACGTAAAATTGCCCGAAATATGTTCTGGGGACATTGTGAAGCCATTGTGCTTAGTGAAGCTGCGGGCAAACACGGAATCCGTGAATATATTGATTTTTTCCTCCGTTATCCGCAGATTAGGGAACATGCTTATGTATTTTCCACCACAGAAGCTGCGAAAGATATCCTTGCCTTGCTTGATCCACTAGAGAGGAGTTCTGCCGAATCTCTGCGTGAAATGGCCAATATGAAACTGGGTACACGTACAACGGTGCTTGACTTGGCCAAATCCATCGAAGGACCTGGTGCTTCCGCCATCCTGTCGCGCATGTTGATTCTGCCACCGGAAGAAAATCAGGATAAATTGACAACCACGCCTTATATCAAGGGACTAAGTCTCTACAAAAATGATCGTTACATCAGAACCGTTACTGAACCGCTATCGGTTGGTGTACTATTGCTCGCCAAAGAATTGAACAACATCATTATGCCTGTAGATTTTGAGCAGTCCAAGGGTTCTTTTTCGATACGTCCTCTTGACATTCAAACGAAATATAAGCCGAAAATTTCGGGCGGACGCTGGAGCATGGCAGTTGACATTCAGACACGAGGCGAAGTGGTGTTAAACACGACAGATGAGAACCTTACCGACCCTGCGGTGCTGAAAAAACTGGAACAGGCATGGTGCAAGAAACTCTCCAAAATGGCTGAAAATGCTTTGCGCATGTCCCAACAGGAGATGCATACCGATTTGTACAAATTTGCGGTGGAATTTCGCAGATATTACCCGAAACAGTGGAAAGAACAGCAGAAAAACTGGGAAACGATCTATTCCGAACTTGACGTGAAGATAAAGGTGAAGGCCAATGTGGTACGTACTGGCAAGTCCACTGGACCGCAGGGCATTCCTGATGAGGATGAGCATTGA
- a CDS encoding dipeptidase, translating into MKEQTYFQENREKHLAELNEWLSIPSISAISAHKEDINRAAQWAADALTRAGMENVEVIPTAGHPIVYADHLHAPGKPTALIYGHYDVQPVDPLNLWETPPFEPTVRDGKLFARGATDDKGQIFIHIKAVEALLAENKELPVNVKFCIEGEEEISSPNLPIYLNDNTDKLRADMVLISDTSLLEKGKPAISTGLRGLCSLEVDLNTANTDLHSGSFGGGVPNALHALVSLLASLHDEQGRVSVDGFYDGVLPLSPEMREEFVKQGFNEEQLRQDLGLEQLYGEEGYSFVERVGARPTLELNGVWGGFQGEGTKTVIPKEAHAKITCRLVADQDPQHVLDRIEAHLRAHVQPGATLDIKQIEKAFAFNTDPSNPFLQKAADAYEQVYGVRALFTKDGGSIPIVEKLSRVLGIPAVMMGFGLPDENLHAPNEHFNLENFDKGLLTIVQFLKSL; encoded by the coding sequence ATGAAGGAACAAACTTATTTTCAAGAAAATAGAGAGAAACATCTGGCAGAATTAAACGAATGGTTGTCCATTCCAAGTATTTCAGCCATTTCGGCACATAAAGAGGATATTAACCGTGCGGCACAATGGGCTGCAGATGCACTCACTCGTGCAGGTATGGAAAATGTAGAGGTTATTCCAACAGCGGGACATCCGATTGTATATGCAGATCACCTGCATGCACCCGGCAAACCAACCGCACTGATCTATGGACACTATGATGTACAGCCTGTCGATCCGCTTAACCTGTGGGAAACACCTCCATTCGAACCTACCGTTCGGGACGGCAAGCTGTTTGCACGCGGTGCTACGGATGACAAAGGACAAATCTTCATACATATCAAGGCGGTTGAAGCTCTGCTTGCCGAAAACAAGGAACTTCCCGTTAATGTGAAATTCTGCATCGAAGGCGAAGAGGAAATCTCCAGCCCGAACCTGCCGATCTACCTGAACGACAATACAGACAAGCTGCGTGCAGACATGGTACTGATCTCGGATACGTCCTTGCTCGAAAAAGGAAAACCGGCCATTTCCACGGGTCTGCGTGGTCTTTGCTCGCTCGAAGTGGATCTGAACACAGCCAACACGGACCTGCATTCCGGTTCATTTGGAGGCGGTGTACCGAACGCCCTGCACGCATTGGTGTCCCTGCTCGCTTCGCTGCATGATGAGCAAGGCCGCGTGAGCGTAGATGGTTTCTATGATGGCGTTTTGCCGCTCTCTCCTGAGATGAGAGAAGAGTTCGTGAAGCAAGGCTTCAATGAAGAACAGCTTCGTCAAGACCTTGGACTGGAGCAATTGTATGGGGAAGAAGGTTACTCGTTCGTGGAACGTGTTGGCGCACGTCCGACCCTGGAACTGAATGGCGTATGGGGCGGATTCCAAGGTGAAGGCACCAAAACCGTTATTCCGAAGGAAGCTCATGCCAAAATTACCTGCCGCCTTGTTGCGGATCAAGATCCACAGCATGTGCTGGACCGTATCGAAGCACATCTGCGCGCTCACGTCCAACCAGGCGCAACGCTGGATATAAAACAGATTGAGAAAGCCTTTGCTTTCAATACAGATCCTTCCAATCCATTCCTGCAAAAGGCAGCCGATGCTTATGAGCAAGTGTACGGTGTTCGTGCCCTGTTTACGAAAGACGGCGGGTCCATTCCGATCGTGGAGAAACTTTCACGCGTGCTTGGTATCCCGGCTGTTATGATGGGCTTCGGTTTGCCAGACGAGAATCTGCATGCACCGAATGAGCATTTCAACCTGGAGAACTTTGATAAAGGGTTGTTGACGATTGTTCAGTTTTTAAAAAGTTTGTAA
- a CDS encoding helix-turn-helix domain-containing protein has translation MEPVRKGRSSGILTRWPGLTTGRHKGRFYRNSLMLILLIASIPGLITGIVMYQLVVGRMENEFNQMHQSQIENRARNVDDQLAYLEMTLSHWAFEPRFGNALRTLDFVYYFNETQEIVTTLYVLQGSHPLIKSAQLYLQEPKPILFNRDYNALKDKAKIQAYDRYLTMGNHVYWTDWIASQSSDKASQANGSILHTDPGNALVLVHKIPGESINPFGALIITLDNDKVASLLKTLTPYDEGVTFLMDQQGNTLVTGNPAEGKADLAFEQQLKEEIALNSDAHSFLFKYEDETYSVSYGSLSRIDSDWTYVSAAPLTSVTSPVKLVSKIIVIASAGSLILGLVLSWFASRRIYSPVARMLHLLTPGRNEATTDTRLDEFQLLEQQWNELTSQSLTARRQLQEQLPHLRDSFVLQLVQGHLYAYNEQDLQQRMRNLGFEVEGQQFLLLQMYFTGYAQLQGRFGSQDTGLVTFAAVNIIEEVAKNVFSQFSVMNFHDLSSAMLVIAPNDEPVKSQALLWGQELVEVIGQTLKMNVTVIVSRPAASPQELPGLFMEMEQAVAYRSVEDGSQILDLEDEQCFRRTEEASYPLGLEREILQAIRLGKKEESERVLEQFMTEITRAGSSEFQVQQMMLQLLGSIQHMMLQTGVTPYKLFGGCNMYERLSTIREPAQMMKWMMGEVLLPYVQEIEMRSQEPLKQVVERTMLFIDENYRNELSLEGCADAEQMTPYTLSKAFKQVSGMNFIDYLTRVRMDAAKQMLRETTMKINDIAGAVGYQHSYFNRIFKKQEGLTPSQYRDQWQGK, from the coding sequence ATGGAACCAGTTAGGAAGGGAAGGTCCTCCGGCATACTCACGCGTTGGCCAGGGTTAACCACAGGACGACATAAAGGGCGTTTTTATCGAAATAGTCTGATGCTTATTCTGCTCATTGCCAGCATTCCCGGACTGATTACAGGCATCGTGATGTACCAGTTGGTCGTTGGCCGGATGGAAAATGAATTTAATCAGATGCACCAAAGCCAGATTGAGAACCGGGCGCGCAACGTGGACGACCAACTCGCTTATCTGGAGATGACCTTGTCCCATTGGGCTTTTGAACCCAGGTTTGGCAATGCGCTGCGAACGCTGGATTTTGTGTATTATTTCAACGAAACACAGGAGATCGTCACCACACTGTACGTGCTGCAAGGCTCTCATCCGCTCATCAAATCCGCGCAGCTATATTTACAGGAACCGAAACCGATTTTGTTTAACCGGGATTATAACGCGTTGAAGGATAAAGCCAAAATACAGGCCTATGATCGCTATCTGACGATGGGCAACCATGTGTATTGGACAGACTGGATTGCGAGCCAGAGTAGTGATAAGGCATCTCAAGCAAATGGTAGTATCCTGCATACCGATCCGGGTAATGCACTGGTTCTTGTACATAAGATTCCGGGTGAAAGCATTAATCCATTTGGTGCCCTAATTATTACACTGGATAATGACAAAGTCGCCAGCTTGTTGAAAACGCTTACTCCATATGATGAAGGGGTAACCTTTCTCATGGACCAGCAGGGCAATACACTGGTTACCGGTAATCCGGCAGAAGGGAAGGCCGACCTTGCTTTTGAGCAGCAGCTCAAAGAAGAAATTGCCCTGAATTCAGACGCGCATTCCTTTCTTTTCAAATATGAGGACGAAACTTATTCGGTGTCCTATGGATCATTGAGTCGGATTGATTCGGACTGGACATATGTCTCCGCAGCTCCGCTGACATCGGTGACCTCGCCCGTGAAGCTCGTATCCAAAATTATTGTCATTGCGAGTGCAGGCAGTCTTATCCTGGGATTGGTATTATCCTGGTTTGCTTCACGCAGAATATATTCCCCCGTAGCAAGGATGTTACATCTATTGACGCCGGGCAGGAATGAAGCAACAACAGATACCAGGCTGGATGAATTCCAGTTGCTGGAACAGCAATGGAACGAATTGACTTCGCAGAGTCTGACCGCCCGTCGGCAGTTGCAGGAGCAGCTTCCCCATTTGCGGGACAGCTTTGTATTACAACTGGTGCAGGGGCATCTGTATGCCTATAACGAGCAGGATCTCCAGCAGCGGATGAGGAATCTTGGCTTTGAGGTGGAAGGCCAGCAGTTTTTGCTGCTTCAGATGTATTTTACGGGCTATGCCCAGTTACAGGGTCGATTTGGGAGCCAGGATACGGGGCTGGTTACCTTTGCGGCAGTGAATATCATTGAAGAAGTGGCCAAAAATGTTTTCAGTCAATTTAGTGTGATGAACTTTCACGACCTGTCTTCAGCCATGCTTGTGATTGCTCCCAATGACGAGCCAGTGAAATCACAAGCGTTATTATGGGGACAAGAGCTGGTGGAGGTCATAGGTCAGACTTTGAAAATGAACGTGACGGTAATCGTAAGCCGCCCGGCTGCTTCTCCTCAGGAATTACCGGGATTATTCATGGAGATGGAGCAGGCGGTTGCTTATCGCAGCGTGGAAGACGGGAGCCAGATTCTCGATCTGGAGGATGAGCAATGTTTCCGCAGAACCGAAGAAGCCTCGTATCCGCTGGGGCTGGAACGTGAGATTCTTCAGGCAATCAGGCTTGGGAAGAAGGAAGAGTCTGAGCGTGTACTGGAGCAATTTATGACCGAGATCACCCGAGCGGGCAGTTCCGAATTCCAGGTGCAGCAGATGATGCTTCAATTACTGGGAAGTATTCAGCATATGATGCTGCAGACCGGAGTAACGCCTTACAAGCTGTTTGGTGGCTGCAACATGTATGAGCGCTTGTCCACGATTCGCGAACCTGCACAAATGATGAAATGGATGATGGGAGAAGTATTGCTGCCATATGTGCAGGAGATTGAGATGCGATCCCAGGAGCCTCTGAAGCAGGTAGTGGAACGTACGATGTTGTTTATTGATGAGAATTATAGAAACGAACTTTCCCTGGAAGGCTGTGCAGATGCGGAGCAGATGACCCCTTATACATTAAGCAAGGCGTTCAAGCAGGTATCCGGTATGAATTTCATTGATTATTTAACACGGGTACGAATGGATGCGGCGAAGCAAATGCTGCGTGAGACCACGATGAAAATCAATGATATCGCAGGCGCTGTTGGATACCAGCACAGTTACTTTAATCGGATTTTCAAGAAACAGGAAGGTTTAACGCCGAGCCAGTATCGGGATCAATGGCAGGGTAAATAA
- a CDS encoding sugar ABC transporter permease, whose translation MAALPIKRKSNWKRQIKRNRWLYVLVLPGFLYFVIFKYLPMWGIVIAFQDYQPFLGIRDSQWVGMENFTNFFSNPDFFRLLRNTLVLALYDLIFFFPAPIIIALLLNEIRVAFFKRTIQTLVYVPHFVSMVIIASITYVFLTPQGGVLYDLISWITGKPIDVLASPGSFRPLIIVQMMWKEMGWGTIIFLAALAGVDTEQYEASIVDGAGRLRRMWHITLPAIRTTIVILLILRLGNFLDTGFEQIYLMTNSLNRDVADVFDTYVYTVGITQGAFSYSTAVGLFKSVVGIILVLGSNKLAKKFGHPGIY comes from the coding sequence ATGGCCGCATTGCCCATTAAGCGGAAGTCCAACTGGAAGAGGCAGATCAAACGAAATAGATGGCTGTATGTGCTTGTGCTTCCCGGATTTTTGTACTTTGTCATTTTTAAATATTTGCCCATGTGGGGGATCGTTATTGCCTTCCAGGATTATCAGCCTTTTCTGGGCATTCGCGACAGTCAATGGGTGGGCATGGAGAACTTTACGAATTTCTTCTCCAATCCGGACTTCTTCCGTTTGCTGAGGAATACGCTCGTCCTTGCCCTATATGATCTTATATTCTTTTTCCCGGCACCGATTATCATCGCTTTGTTACTCAATGAAATCCGGGTCGCATTCTTCAAAAGAACGATTCAGACACTGGTTTATGTACCTCACTTTGTATCCATGGTCATTATCGCAAGTATCACTTATGTATTTCTGACTCCGCAAGGCGGGGTATTATATGACCTGATCTCCTGGATCACAGGCAAACCGATCGATGTATTGGCTAGTCCGGGGTCATTCCGTCCGCTCATTATTGTTCAGATGATGTGGAAAGAGATGGGCTGGGGAACGATTATCTTCCTCGCAGCACTTGCAGGTGTGGATACAGAGCAGTATGAAGCTTCCATTGTGGATGGTGCAGGTCGATTACGGCGCATGTGGCACATCACGCTTCCAGCGATCCGCACGACCATTGTTATCTTGCTCATTCTCAGGCTGGGGAACTTCCTGGATACCGGCTTTGAACAAATCTATCTGATGACCAACTCGCTGAATCGTGATGTGGCAGATGTATTTGATACGTATGTATACACCGTTGGGATTACGCAAGGGGCATTCAGTTACAGTACCGCGGTCGGGTTATTCAAGTCTGTGGTCGGCATTATTCTGGTGCTGGGCAGCAACAAACTGGCCAAGAAATTCGGGCATCCCGGAATCTATTAA
- a CDS encoding carbohydrate ABC transporter permease — protein MNSRLYNSPAGRVFDIFNYVMLGILGILTVLPFLYIIGNSFATEAEITERSFFLIPKVFSFSAYEYIFSSSTIFRSIGVSIFVTVAGTLVNLFFTLTMAYPLSRSDFWGRNVMMNMVIFSMLFGGGMIPTYLVIRGLGLLDSYWALMLPGAISAFNLIVVKNFFQQMPPGLEEAARIDGCSDLGVLWRIVLPLSKPVIATFALFYAVGHWNNFFSALLYISDSDKWPLQVMLRQIVLLSQASVGDMANMDPNFVQPPEQSIKMAVIVVGTIPILLVYPFLQKHFAKGVMLGSIKG, from the coding sequence ATGAACAGCCGTCTATACAACAGCCCTGCCGGCAGAGTGTTTGATATTTTCAATTACGTCATGCTGGGGATTCTGGGCATATTAACCGTCCTTCCTTTCCTGTATATTATAGGAAATTCATTCGCGACTGAAGCCGAGATAACCGAACGCAGTTTTTTCCTTATTCCGAAGGTGTTTTCATTCAGTGCGTATGAGTATATTTTTTCCTCGTCCACCATCTTCCGCAGTATAGGGGTTTCAATATTTGTTACAGTTGCAGGTACATTGGTCAATCTCTTCTTCACGCTGACGATGGCTTACCCGCTGTCCCGAAGTGACTTCTGGGGCCGGAATGTCATGATGAACATGGTAATTTTCTCTATGCTATTCGGCGGCGGGATGATCCCGACCTATCTCGTCATTCGTGGACTTGGACTTCTGGATTCCTATTGGGCCCTCATGCTTCCTGGCGCGATTAGCGCTTTTAACTTAATTGTTGTCAAAAACTTTTTTCAACAAATGCCGCCAGGGCTGGAGGAAGCGGCCCGCATCGACGGCTGTTCGGATCTTGGGGTACTGTGGCGAATTGTTCTGCCATTATCCAAACCGGTGATTGCCACATTTGCGTTATTCTATGCCGTAGGGCATTGGAATAACTTTTTTTCGGCACTCCTGTACATTTCCGACAGTGACAAATGGCCATTGCAAGTCATGTTGAGACAGATCGTTCTGCTCTCGCAGGCCAGTGTCGGAGATATGGCGAACATGGACCCCAATTTTGTACAGCCACCAGAGCAGTCCATTAAAATGGCGGTTATTGTGGTCGGTACCATTCCGATTTTGCTGGTGTATCCGTTTTTGCAGAAGCATTTTGCCAAAGGTGTCATGTTAGGTTCAATCAAAGGCTAA
- a CDS encoding extracellular solute-binding protein, with translation MGQKTGFKKGVLLLSASLVLSTILGACSTDKAGSGTAAGGTNQITIMLPNFEAENPPDNSPVIQKLEELTKMDVNLQWVPSSSYEDKFNITLASGKLPDVMVVLGKSPSFINAARTGAFWELGPYLKDYPNLSQMNEIITNNASIDGKTYGIYRARALGRNGVTIRKDWLEKLGLEEPKTIDEFYNVLKAFTKDDPDGNGKDDTYGLVASKFTGPWDNMQIWFGAPNKWGEDGNGGLIPAHETPEYMEALKFFRQIYSEGLVNKDFAVMDATKLPDPFVNGQAGVMVDVADNAQRMDQKILEKDPSATGHVDVLQAMEGPKGLRDMPTSGYSGMIAISKSSVKTEEDLKKVLSFLDQLNEPELQALLGNGLEGKQYEKKEGYIIPTTDKLALRDVQGLNQILMFIPEDKTLRVQQTPVREKVAQVQKANEEIVIANPGEPLISDVYAQKGPQLDNIINDARIKFIVGQIDEKGFQDAVALWKSSGGDDYVKEVNELYAALK, from the coding sequence ATGGGACAAAAGACGGGATTCAAAAAAGGCGTATTGCTACTCTCTGCATCATTGGTATTGAGTACGATTCTGGGAGCTTGCTCCACGGACAAAGCAGGTTCAGGAACAGCTGCGGGTGGCACGAATCAGATCACGATCATGCTTCCGAACTTTGAAGCGGAGAATCCGCCGGATAACAGTCCTGTGATTCAGAAGCTTGAGGAATTGACCAAGATGGATGTGAATCTGCAATGGGTACCGAGCAGCTCTTATGAGGACAAATTCAATATTACGCTGGCTTCGGGCAAGCTGCCCGATGTTATGGTTGTGCTGGGCAAGTCCCCAAGTTTCATTAATGCGGCTCGTACCGGGGCTTTCTGGGAGCTTGGACCTTATTTGAAAGACTATCCGAACCTGAGCCAGATGAATGAAATTATTACCAACAATGCTTCCATCGATGGCAAAACCTATGGCATCTACCGCGCACGTGCTCTGGGACGTAACGGTGTCACGATCCGCAAGGATTGGCTGGAGAAGCTCGGTCTGGAAGAGCCAAAGACCATTGACGAGTTCTACAACGTATTGAAAGCGTTCACGAAGGATGACCCGGACGGCAACGGCAAAGACGACACCTACGGTCTGGTGGCAAGCAAGTTCACGGGTCCTTGGGATAACATGCAGATATGGTTTGGTGCACCCAACAAGTGGGGCGAGGATGGTAACGGAGGTTTGATACCGGCGCATGAGACACCAGAGTATATGGAAGCTCTGAAATTTTTCCGCCAAATCTATAGCGAAGGTTTGGTCAACAAGGACTTTGCCGTGATGGATGCGACGAAACTGCCTGATCCTTTTGTGAACGGGCAAGCAGGCGTGATGGTGGATGTGGCGGATAACGCACAGCGTATGGATCAGAAAATATTGGAGAAAGATCCGTCAGCAACCGGTCACGTGGATGTGCTTCAAGCGATGGAAGGTCCAAAGGGATTGCGCGATATGCCAACATCCGGCTATTCCGGCATGATCGCCATTTCCAAAAGCAGTGTCAAAACGGAAGAAGATCTGAAAAAGGTGTTGAGTTTCCTGGATCAACTAAATGAACCTGAATTGCAGGCGCTGCTGGGGAACGGACTGGAAGGCAAGCAGTATGAGAAAAAAGAGGGTTACATCATTCCGACCACGGACAAACTGGCGCTACGAGATGTACAGGGTTTGAACCAGATCCTCATGTTTATTCCAGAGGATAAAACACTTCGTGTGCAGCAGACCCCTGTTCGTGAAAAGGTTGCACAGGTGCAGAAAGCCAATGAGGAGATCGTCATTGCCAATCCTGGCGAACCGCTGATTTCCGATGTGTATGCGCAGAAAGGACCACAGCTGGATAACATTATTAATGATGCCCGTATCAAATTCATCGTGGGGCAGATAGATGAAAAAGGCTTCCAGGATGCTGTTGCATTGTGGAAAAGCAGTGGCGGCGATGACTATGTCAAAGAAGTGAATGAGCTGTACGCTGCACTGAAGTAG